A genomic region of Burkholderia humptydooensis contains the following coding sequences:
- the tssB gene encoding type VI secretion system contractile sheath small subunit yields the protein MSASSSSQKFIARNRAPRVQIEYDVEVYGSEKKVELPFVMGVLADLSGKPVAPLPAVADRRFLDIDIDNFDERMKAIKPRVAVAVDNTLSGDGQLMVDMTFESIEDFSPAAIARMVGPLRQLLEARTQLANLQTYMDGKSGAETLVNRLLQDPALLQSLAAAPKPQLAGGSDAQDTHDAHDAKDAAGRDSDAA from the coding sequence ATGTCCGCATCCAGCAGCTCTCAAAAATTCATCGCGCGCAATCGCGCGCCCCGCGTGCAGATCGAGTACGACGTCGAAGTCTACGGCTCGGAAAAGAAGGTCGAACTGCCGTTCGTGATGGGCGTGCTCGCCGACCTGTCGGGCAAGCCGGTCGCGCCGCTGCCCGCCGTCGCCGATCGGCGCTTCCTCGACATCGACATCGACAACTTCGACGAGCGGATGAAGGCGATCAAGCCGCGCGTCGCAGTCGCGGTCGACAACACGCTGTCGGGCGACGGGCAACTGATGGTCGACATGACGTTCGAAAGTATCGAGGACTTCTCTCCCGCCGCGATCGCGCGGATGGTCGGGCCGTTGCGCCAGTTGCTCGAGGCGCGCACGCAGCTCGCGAACCTGCAGACCTACATGGACGGCAAGTCGGGCGCCGAGACGCTCGTCAACCGGTTGCTGCAGGACCCGGCGCTGCTCCAGTCGCTCGCGGCCGCGCCGAAGCCGCAGCTCGCTGGTGGCTCCGACGCACAGGACACGCACGACGCGCACGACGCGAAGGACGCGGCGGGCCGCGACAGCGACGCGGCCTGA
- the tssH gene encoding type VI secretion system ATPase TssH produces the protein MAISRQALFGKLGGTLFRAIESATVFCKLRGNPYVELVHWLQQLLLQADSDLHRIVRHAGIDRNTLDRDIARALAALPAGASSISDFSHHVETAIERAWVLATLRFGDRRIRGAWLVAALVDTPELRRVLLSISPTFARIPQDELDDVLPAWTDGSPEAADAPYDNSGFSPASPGDASGAARAESKGSPLEQYCADLTARARGGDIDPVVGRELEIRTMIDVLLRRRQNNPLLTGEAGVGKTAVVEGLALAIASGDVPPKLADVRLMSVDVGALLAGASMKGEFESRLKGVLEAAAKSGAPVILFVDEIHTLIGAGGQAGTGDAANLLKPALARGAIRTIGATTWAEYKRHIEKDPALTRRFQVLQVPEPEEPAAVHMVRGVARTFSQHHRVTVRDEAIRAAVALSHRYIPSRHLPDKAISLLDTACARVALSQHAAPRELQHVRQRLLAARAEHDLLVQEARIGLDAGQSLAAARERIEALVAEEAAVDARWKAQADAARALLAAREAALAGDGETRAASAPALRELERALATSQGDAPLVFPEVNEAIVAEIVADWTGIPVGRMVTDEIAAVRALPATLEARVIGQPDALRQIGERVQTARAGLADPKKPLGVFLLAGPSGVGKTETALALAEALYGGEQNLITINMSEYQEAHTVSGLKGAPPGYVGYGEGGVLTEAVRRRPYSVVLLDEIEKAHRDVHELFFQVFDKGYMEDGDGRYIDFRNTTILLTSNVGAELTASLCADASLAPDAAALRDALAPELLKVFPAAFLGRVSVVPYRPLEPRALARIVRLHLNRVVARMAGQHRIALAYDDAVVDYVVGRCLVQETGARLLIGFIEQHVLPRLSALWLDAFSSKAALARIDIGVADPAAPAPQALVFRPGDANRAAAPDAPLTVVQAG, from the coding sequence ATGGCGATCTCGCGTCAGGCGCTGTTCGGAAAACTCGGGGGCACGCTCTTCAGGGCAATCGAATCGGCTACGGTTTTCTGCAAGCTGCGCGGCAATCCGTATGTCGAGCTGGTTCACTGGCTGCAGCAACTGCTGCTGCAGGCCGACTCTGACCTCCACCGGATCGTGAGGCATGCCGGCATCGACCGCAACACGCTCGATCGCGACATCGCGCGCGCGCTCGCCGCGCTGCCGGCCGGGGCAAGCTCGATCAGCGATTTCTCCCATCACGTCGAGACCGCGATCGAGCGCGCGTGGGTGCTCGCGACGCTGCGCTTCGGCGACCGGCGCATCCGCGGCGCGTGGCTCGTCGCCGCGCTCGTCGATACGCCGGAACTGCGGCGCGTGCTGCTCTCCATTTCGCCGACGTTCGCGAGGATTCCTCAGGACGAGCTCGACGACGTGCTGCCCGCGTGGACGGACGGCTCCCCGGAAGCGGCGGACGCGCCGTACGACAACAGCGGTTTCTCGCCCGCGTCGCCGGGCGACGCGTCCGGTGCGGCGCGCGCCGAGTCGAAGGGCTCGCCGCTCGAGCAGTACTGCGCGGATCTGACCGCGCGTGCGCGCGGCGGCGACATCGATCCCGTCGTCGGGCGGGAGCTTGAAATCCGCACGATGATCGACGTGCTGTTGCGGCGCCGACAGAACAATCCGCTGCTCACGGGCGAGGCGGGCGTGGGCAAGACGGCGGTCGTCGAGGGCCTCGCGCTCGCGATCGCGAGCGGCGACGTGCCGCCGAAGCTCGCCGACGTGCGCCTGATGAGCGTCGACGTCGGCGCGCTGCTGGCCGGCGCGAGCATGAAAGGCGAATTCGAATCGCGGCTGAAAGGCGTGCTCGAGGCCGCCGCGAAATCCGGCGCGCCCGTCATCCTGTTCGTCGACGAGATTCACACGCTGATCGGCGCGGGCGGACAAGCCGGCACGGGCGATGCGGCGAACCTGCTCAAGCCCGCGCTCGCGCGCGGCGCGATCCGCACGATCGGCGCGACGACGTGGGCCGAGTACAAGCGGCACATCGAAAAGGACCCCGCGTTGACCCGCCGCTTCCAGGTGTTGCAGGTGCCGGAGCCGGAGGAGCCGGCCGCGGTCCACATGGTGCGCGGCGTCGCGCGGACGTTCTCGCAGCACCACCGCGTGACGGTTCGCGACGAAGCGATCCGCGCCGCCGTCGCGCTGTCGCATCGCTACATTCCGTCGCGCCATCTGCCGGACAAGGCGATCAGCCTCCTCGATACCGCGTGCGCGCGCGTCGCGCTGTCACAGCATGCGGCGCCCCGTGAACTGCAGCACGTGCGCCAGCGCTTGCTCGCCGCGCGCGCCGAGCACGATCTGCTCGTACAGGAAGCGCGCATCGGCCTCGACGCCGGGCAGTCGCTCGCGGCCGCGCGCGAGCGCATCGAGGCGCTCGTGGCCGAAGAAGCGGCCGTCGACGCGCGCTGGAAAGCGCAAGCCGACGCGGCGCGCGCGCTGCTCGCCGCGCGCGAGGCCGCGCTCGCCGGCGACGGCGAAACGCGCGCCGCGTCCGCCCCCGCGCTGCGCGAGCTCGAACGCGCGCTCGCAACGTCCCAGGGCGACGCGCCGCTCGTGTTCCCGGAAGTCAACGAGGCGATCGTCGCGGAGATCGTCGCCGACTGGACCGGCATTCCGGTCGGCCGCATGGTGACAGACGAAATCGCCGCCGTGCGCGCGCTGCCCGCGACGCTCGAAGCGCGCGTGATCGGCCAGCCCGACGCGCTGCGCCAGATCGGCGAGCGCGTGCAGACCGCGCGCGCCGGCCTCGCCGATCCGAAGAAGCCGCTCGGCGTGTTCCTGCTCGCGGGCCCGTCGGGCGTCGGCAAGACCGAGACGGCGCTCGCGCTCGCCGAGGCGCTGTACGGCGGCGAGCAGAACCTGATCACGATCAACATGAGCGAGTATCAGGAAGCCCATACCGTGTCCGGCCTGAAAGGCGCGCCGCCCGGCTATGTCGGCTACGGCGAGGGCGGCGTGCTGACCGAGGCCGTGCGGCGGCGGCCGTACAGCGTCGTGCTGCTCGACGAGATCGAGAAGGCGCATCGCGACGTGCACGAGCTCTTCTTCCAGGTCTTCGACAAGGGCTACATGGAAGACGGCGACGGCCGCTACATCGATTTCCGCAACACGACGATCCTGCTCACGAGCAACGTCGGCGCGGAGCTGACCGCGAGCCTGTGCGCCGACGCATCGCTCGCGCCCGACGCCGCCGCGCTGCGCGACGCGCTCGCGCCCGAACTGCTGAAGGTCTTTCCGGCCGCGTTCCTCGGGCGCGTGAGCGTCGTTCCGTACCGGCCGCTCGAACCGCGCGCGCTCGCGCGCATCGTGCGCCTGCATCTGAATCGCGTCGTCGCGCGCATGGCCGGCCAGCACCGGATCGCGCTCGCATACGACGACGCCGTCGTCGACTACGTCGTCGGGCGCTGCCTCGTGCAGGAAACCGGCGCGCGGCTGCTGATCGGATTCATCGAGCAGCACGTGCTGCCGCGCCTGTCCGCGCTGTGGCTCGACGCGTTTTCGTCGAAAGCGGCGCTCGCGCGCATCGACATCGGCGTGGCCGATCCGGCCGCGCCGGCGCCGCAGGCGCTCGTCTTCCGGCCCGGCGACGCGAACCGCGCGGCGGCGCCGGACGCGCCGCTTACCGTCGTGCAGGCCGGCTAG
- a CDS encoding TagK domain-containing protein encodes MRTFKLFRLGRPEAGRHDATDDGEAVFGLIGAAIATEALGARQDDTAAGVPTPGGPAQARDLLHALYEQYCRVLDDPRASLASDDAARIAIERTREAQPPGDPHRPVEGADSIDALLTQAHVLDDVFGPLGPGETPDPADAEPVPEVLRLFAPAEYHVASARRPAGLPPALARREHQTLAIDSPLPAPVAAPEHDAR; translated from the coding sequence ATGCGTACTTTTAAATTGTTTCGCCTCGGCCGGCCGGAAGCCGGCCGGCATGACGCCACGGATGACGGCGAAGCGGTTTTCGGCCTGATCGGCGCCGCGATCGCCACCGAAGCGCTTGGTGCGCGGCAGGACGATACGGCCGCCGGCGTGCCGACTCCGGGCGGTCCGGCCCAGGCCCGGGACCTGTTGCACGCGCTGTACGAACAGTATTGCCGCGTGCTCGACGATCCGCGGGCGTCGCTCGCGAGCGACGACGCGGCCCGCATCGCGATCGAGCGCACGCGCGAGGCGCAGCCGCCGGGCGATCCGCACCGGCCGGTCGAAGGCGCGGATTCGATCGATGCGCTGCTGACCCAGGCGCACGTGCTGGACGACGTCTTCGGCCCACTCGGGCCGGGCGAGACGCCCGATCCGGCGGACGCGGAGCCGGTTCCGGAGGTGCTGCGGCTCTTCGCGCCGGCCGAATATCACGTCGCGTCGGCGCGCAGGCCGGCCGGCTTGCCGCCCGCGCTCGCGCGGCGCGAGCATCAGACGCTCGCGATCGACAGCCCGTTGCCGGCGCCCGTCGCGGCTCCGGAGCACGACGCACGATGA
- the tssE gene encoding type VI secretion system baseplate subunit TssE, which yields MDEHDKRPAAPRGGHDAPVRGEGVAAPRRANTHLLPTLIDRLRDDAPQRQTEAPGEYAVTRMQMRGIVQRDLAFLLNTTSIDERIDRERYPAAAASTVNFGMPPLAGAFLASCKWAEIERIVRRVILDFEPRLIAGTLVVAPSKGVDAGERSNVLSFEVRGMIRMDPYPVEFMVQSALDLETSQVNVTGMRAS from the coding sequence ATGGACGAGCATGACAAGCGCCCGGCCGCGCCACGCGGCGGCCACGATGCGCCTGTGCGCGGCGAAGGCGTCGCGGCGCCGCGCCGCGCGAACACGCATCTGCTGCCGACGTTGATCGACCGCCTGCGCGACGACGCGCCGCAACGCCAGACCGAAGCGCCCGGCGAATACGCGGTCACGCGCATGCAGATGCGCGGCATCGTCCAGCGGGATCTCGCGTTCCTGCTCAATACGACGAGCATCGACGAGCGCATCGACCGCGAGCGCTACCCGGCCGCCGCCGCGTCGACCGTCAACTTCGGCATGCCGCCGCTTGCCGGCGCGTTCCTCGCGTCGTGCAAATGGGCCGAGATCGAACGGATCGTCCGCCGCGTGATTCTCGATTTCGAGCCGCGGCTGATCGCCGGGACGCTCGTCGTCGCGCCGTCGAAGGGCGTCGACGCGGGCGAGCGCTCGAACGTGCTGTCGTTCGAGGTGCGCGGCATGATTCGTATGGACCCCTATCCGGTCGAATTCATGGTGCAGAGCGCGCTCGATCTCGAAACGAGCCAGGTCAACGTCACCGGCATGCGCGCGAGCTGA
- the tssF gene encoding type VI secretion system baseplate subunit TssF — translation MEPQLLDYYNQELIYMRELAAEFAHAHPKIARRLGMQAGEVADPYVERLIESFCFMAARMQIKLDAEFPRFTGRLLEVLYPNYVAPTPSMAVARLYPSRTEGNLAKGFRVARGTAFTARVPAGEKTACQFRSGQDVTLYPLEIADARLTGIPPDIPALDLYVPANVQVRGALRLRLRTTGNVRIADLKGLDRLPLYLAGDPQVASHLFELLHVAGVATLTAAPGEFAAPGRPLAAVTVGALAHEGLGVDEGLLPLTWSKFHGHNLLHEYFACPERFHFVALTGLEEGLRRIAGQEAEIVVLLDQSPERLADVVDASRFALFCTPVINLFARHTDRIELSTGQTEFHLVPARLAPLDYEVFSVEAMYGQVAATSAELEFRPLYQTLNDDESNYGRYFSTRRERRLVSDSARRYGTRTPYVGTEMFVSLVDQNEAPYSEDIRYLSVDALLTNRDLPSLVPRDGVRDLTVVESAPIDSVGLIRAPSAPRAPYAEREIAWRLIRQLNFNYLPLDELDHRAGGQGLRGLLRLFLAGDEADNRRQVESLVGVKTRPVTRKLPGAGPLVFGRGVECALTVDETGFSGVSPYLFGLVLEHYLARHVSINVFTQTELNSIQRGRVARWPVRMGARGGA, via the coding sequence GTGGAACCGCAACTGCTCGACTACTACAACCAGGAACTGATCTACATGCGCGAGCTCGCCGCCGAGTTCGCGCACGCGCACCCGAAGATCGCGCGGCGCCTCGGGATGCAGGCGGGCGAAGTGGCCGATCCGTACGTCGAGCGGCTGATCGAATCGTTCTGCTTCATGGCCGCGCGCATGCAGATCAAGCTCGACGCGGAATTCCCGCGCTTCACGGGCCGCCTGCTCGAAGTGCTGTACCCGAACTACGTCGCGCCGACGCCGTCGATGGCGGTCGCGCGCCTGTACCCGAGCCGCACCGAGGGCAATCTCGCGAAGGGCTTTCGCGTCGCGCGCGGCACCGCGTTCACGGCGCGCGTGCCGGCCGGCGAGAAGACCGCGTGCCAGTTCCGCAGCGGCCAGGACGTGACGCTCTATCCGCTCGAGATCGCCGACGCGCGGCTGACGGGCATTCCGCCTGACATCCCGGCGCTCGACCTCTACGTGCCGGCCAACGTGCAGGTGCGCGGCGCGCTGCGCCTGCGGCTGCGCACGACCGGCAACGTGCGCATCGCCGATCTGAAGGGCCTCGACCGGCTGCCGCTGTATCTCGCGGGCGACCCGCAAGTCGCGTCGCACCTGTTCGAGCTGCTGCACGTGGCCGGCGTCGCGACGCTCACGGCCGCGCCCGGCGAGTTCGCCGCGCCGGGCCGGCCGCTTGCGGCCGTCACCGTCGGCGCGCTCGCTCACGAAGGGCTCGGCGTCGACGAGGGGCTGCTGCCGCTCACGTGGTCGAAGTTTCATGGGCACAACCTGCTGCACGAATACTTCGCGTGCCCGGAGCGCTTCCATTTCGTCGCGCTGACGGGGCTCGAAGAAGGGCTGCGGCGCATCGCCGGCCAGGAGGCCGAGATCGTCGTGCTGCTCGACCAGTCGCCCGAGCGGCTTGCGGACGTCGTCGACGCGTCGCGCTTCGCGCTGTTCTGCACGCCGGTGATCAACCTGTTTGCGCGCCACACGGACCGGATCGAATTGTCGACGGGACAGACCGAGTTCCATCTGGTGCCGGCCCGCCTCGCGCCGCTCGACTACGAAGTGTTTTCCGTCGAGGCGATGTACGGGCAGGTCGCCGCGACGTCCGCCGAACTCGAATTCCGGCCGCTGTACCAGACGCTGAACGACGACGAGAGCAACTATGGACGCTATTTCTCGACGCGGCGCGAGCGCCGGCTCGTGTCGGATTCCGCGCGCCGCTACGGCACGCGCACGCCGTATGTCGGCACGGAGATGTTCGTGTCGCTCGTCGACCAGAACGAGGCGCCCTACAGCGAGGACATCCGCTACCTGTCGGTCGACGCGCTGTTGACGAACCGCGACTTGCCGAGCCTCGTGCCGCGCGACGGCGTGCGCGATCTGACGGTGGTCGAATCCGCGCCGATCGACAGCGTCGGCCTGATCCGCGCGCCGTCCGCGCCGAGAGCGCCGTATGCGGAGCGCGAGATCGCGTGGCGGCTGATTCGCCAGTTGAACTTCAACTACCTTCCGCTCGACGAGCTCGACCATCGCGCGGGCGGGCAGGGCTTGCGCGGCCTGCTGCGGCTGTTCCTCGCGGGCGACGAGGCCGACAACCGGCGGCAGGTCGAAAGCCTCGTCGGCGTGAAGACGCGGCCCGTCACGCGCAAGCTGCCCGGCGCGGGCCCGCTCGTGTTCGGGCGCGGCGTCGAATGCGCGCTGACCGTCGACGAGACGGGATTCTCCGGCGTGAGCCCGTATCTGTTCGGGCTCGTGCTCGAGCATTATCTGGCGCGGCACGTGTCGATCAACGTCTTCACGCAGACCGAGCTGAACTCGATCCAGCGCGGGCGCGTCGCGCGCTGGCCGGTGCGCATGGGCGCGCGGGGAGGCGCGTGA
- the tssG gene encoding type VI secretion system baseplate subunit TssG, with protein MAHDRTENVVRDAALSPRMLERLRAEPWRYGFLTLLRCIGADARIDPIGKARRPQAEPFRLGQQPSLAFAPREIASVGDANGRLKVRLFGLGMLGPNGPLPIHVTEIARDREESRRDPTLGNFLDIFHHRYLTLLYRAWASAQAAAGLDRPDDERFSFYVASLTGQDVDEIGARPLPAHARLAASPHLVREARNADGLRMTLERYFGVPVTLEENVFHWIAVDPLEHSHLGKPGDASTMAEGAMLGELVPDRQHKFRLVFGPLDIDAYLRFTPQGEDLPRLVEWVRAFVGYEFEWELELRIKPNGAPPAVMGGPHQLGWSGWLGRSPSGEPVTGMRFEPEQYADRFARGAARPARSRGMRGER; from the coding sequence ATGGCGCACGACAGGACGGAGAATGTCGTCCGCGACGCGGCGCTGTCGCCGCGGATGCTCGAACGGCTTCGCGCCGAGCCGTGGCGCTACGGCTTCCTGACGCTGCTGCGATGCATCGGCGCGGACGCGCGCATCGATCCGATCGGCAAGGCGCGGCGCCCGCAGGCGGAGCCGTTTCGTCTCGGCCAGCAGCCGAGCCTCGCGTTCGCGCCGCGCGAGATCGCGAGCGTCGGCGACGCGAACGGGCGCCTCAAGGTGCGGCTCTTCGGGCTCGGGATGCTGGGGCCGAACGGGCCGCTGCCGATCCACGTGACCGAGATCGCGCGCGACCGCGAGGAGAGCCGGCGCGATCCGACGCTCGGCAATTTTCTCGACATCTTCCATCACCGCTATCTGACGCTGCTGTATCGCGCGTGGGCGTCGGCGCAGGCGGCGGCCGGCCTCGATCGTCCGGATGACGAACGGTTTTCGTTCTACGTCGCGAGCCTCACCGGCCAGGACGTCGACGAGATCGGCGCGCGGCCGCTGCCCGCGCATGCGCGGCTCGCCGCATCGCCGCACCTGGTGCGCGAGGCGCGCAACGCGGACGGCCTGCGGATGACGCTCGAGCGTTACTTCGGCGTGCCGGTGACGCTCGAGGAAAACGTATTTCACTGGATTGCCGTCGATCCGCTCGAGCACAGCCATCTCGGCAAGCCGGGCGATGCGTCGACGATGGCCGAAGGCGCGATGCTCGGCGAGCTGGTGCCGGACCGGCAACACAAGTTCCGGCTCGTGTTCGGGCCGCTCGACATCGACGCCTACCTGCGCTTCACGCCGCAGGGCGAGGATTTGCCGCGCCTCGTCGAATGGGTGCGGGCGTTCGTCGGCTACGAGTTCGAATGGGAGCTCGAACTGCGGATCAAGCCGAACGGCGCGCCGCCCGCCGTGATGGGCGGCCCGCATCAGCTCGGCTGGTCCGGCTGGCTCGGCCGCTCGCCGTCCGGCGAGCCAGTGACGGGCATGCGCTTCGAGCCCGAGCAGTATGCGGACCGGTTCGCGCGCGGCGCGGCCCGGCCCGCCCGATCGCGCGGCATGCGAGGTGAACGATGA
- the tssA gene encoding type VI secretion system protein TssA yields the protein MTSSRKPAGKAAAARTPKPDDWMAPVDPAAPCGADLEYDPEFVVLSAKAAPRAEAQYGDFVGSPEPVNWSDVERDCRRLMMRSKDMRLAVLFARSRTRLAGAAGLAEGVGLLAAWLGAFPDAIHPQPDVDADRDAALEIRRNALQALTDADGLMADVREIALTRSTATRLQVRDVERAFAQPRPGDALAPESVVRQLDDLHAQQPAVLAGFADALAGLAAIDAWSGEHLGDYAPDLSALEALLRQIAGASADRTAAAPIAPAEADVSPANEAAAMHADEPPAAQRERAAAEPTAAPVARAAAATPADRYAARELIRQARQWFEQHEPSSPIPILLRRAEHFVGKRYADVVQAIPAELLALWSADEA from the coding sequence ATGACCAGCAGCAGAAAACCGGCCGGCAAGGCGGCCGCCGCGCGCACGCCGAAGCCCGACGACTGGATGGCGCCCGTCGATCCGGCGGCGCCGTGCGGCGCGGACCTTGAATACGATCCCGAGTTCGTCGTGCTGTCGGCGAAGGCCGCGCCTCGCGCCGAGGCGCAGTACGGGGATTTCGTCGGTTCGCCGGAGCCGGTGAACTGGAGCGACGTCGAGCGCGATTGCCGGCGGCTGATGATGCGCAGCAAGGACATGCGCCTCGCGGTGCTGTTCGCCCGGAGCCGGACCCGGCTGGCCGGCGCGGCGGGGCTCGCGGAAGGCGTCGGATTGCTCGCCGCGTGGCTCGGCGCGTTTCCCGATGCGATTCACCCGCAACCCGACGTCGATGCGGATCGCGACGCGGCGCTGGAGATCCGGCGCAATGCGCTGCAGGCGCTCACCGATGCCGACGGGCTGATGGCGGACGTGCGCGAGATCGCGCTGACCCGGTCGACCGCGACGCGCCTGCAGGTGCGCGACGTGGAGCGCGCGTTCGCGCAACCGCGGCCCGGCGATGCGCTCGCGCCGGAATCGGTCGTGCGTCAGCTCGACGATCTGCACGCGCAGCAGCCGGCGGTCCTGGCGGGCTTCGCCGATGCGCTCGCGGGGCTGGCCGCGATCGATGCGTGGAGCGGCGAACATCTCGGCGATTACGCACCCGACCTGTCGGCGCTCGAAGCGCTGCTTCGCCAGATCGCGGGCGCGAGCGCCGATCGCACGGCCGCCGCGCCGATCGCGCCGGCCGAGGCCGACGTGTCGCCGGCGAACGAAGCGGCGGCCATGCACGCGGACGAACCGCCGGCGGCGCAGCGCGAACGCGCGGCGGCGGAGCCGACCGCGGCGCCTGTCGCGCGCGCCGCCGCCGCGACGCCGGCAGATCGTTACGCCGCGCGCGAGCTGATCCGGCAGGCGCGCCAGTGGTTCGAGCAGCACGAGCCGAGCAGCCCGATTCCGATACTGCTCAGGCGTGCGGAGCATTTCGTCGGCAAGCGCTATGCGGACGTGGTACAGGCGATCCCCGCCGAGCTGCTCGCGCTATGGAGCGCGGACGAAGCGTGA